The following coding sequences are from one Mugil cephalus isolate CIBA_MC_2020 chromosome 9, CIBA_Mcephalus_1.1, whole genome shotgun sequence window:
- the slc47a3 gene encoding multidrug and toxin extrusion protein 1, producing MESSEQRPQASSWRDHFVVKRIRMLVPVGFKSEIKELSKLSGPVIMAQLMVFSVGLVSTIFCGHLGKTELAGVSLAIAVVNVTGISIGSGLASACDTLISQTFGSRNLLKVGVIMQRAILILLLACFPCWAILINTEPILLLVRQEPEVARLSQLYVKIFMPALPATFMYSLETRYLQSQGIIWPQVITGLVVNLFNALINYIVLYAVNLGVAGSAIANAISQFALAGILFAYIWWKGLHKATWGGWSKECLQDWGSYISLAIPSMVMMCVEWWTYEIGGFLAGLISEVELGAQSVVFQLANIAYMFPMGFSIGGSVRVGNALGAGDTEQAKLSAKLTMFCAGSVSVCLAVLIGSLKDHISYIFTYDEQIRERVTDVITFYAPFILIDATSAASSGIIRGAGKQRVGALCNIVGYYGIGFPIGVPLMFAAKLGIKGLWTGLFTCVSLQCTFLIFYLLRMNWKKVTEEAQIRAGVCGSSAGTDDPVCPEAQTDATDLVKAEETFVIEPVNNQLSHRSLVLRRGLTLAVMLFILASGIILNLVITNLVT from the exons ATGGAGAGCAGCGAACAGAGGCCACAAGCCTCCTCGTGGAGAGATCATTTTGTAGTAAAGCGGATCCGCATGTTGGTCCCCGTTGGCTTCAAAAGCGAAATTAAAGAGCTGTCAAAACTTTCTGGACCAGTG ATAATGGCCCAGCTCATGGTTTTCTCTGTGGGTCTGGTCAGTACTATTTTCTGTGGACATTTAGGGAAGACTGAACTGGCCGGAGTGTCTTTAGCCATAGCA gTTGTTAATGTAACAGGTATATCTATTGGCTCAGGTTTGGCTTCAGCCTGTGATACTCTTATTTCTCAG ACTTTTGGGAGCCGTAACCTCCTCAAAGTTGGTGTCATTATGCAGCGGGCCATCCTTATTTTGCTGCTGGCATGTTTCCCCTGCTGGGCGATCCTCATCAACACAGAGCCCATCCTGTTGCTTGTCAGGCAAGAACCAGAAGTGGCCAG GCTTTCTCAACTATACGTGAAGATTTTTATGCCTGCGCTTCCC GCTACATTCATGTATTCATTAGAGACAAGATATCTGCAAAGTCAG GGCATCATATGGCCACAGGTAATTACAGGCCTCGTGGTCAATCTTTTTAACGCCCTCATCAACTACATCGTTCTCTACGCAGTTAATCTGGGAGTAGC AGGCTCCGCTATTGCCAACGCCATATCCCAGTTCGCCTTGGCGGGAATTCTCTTTGCTTATATCTGGTGGAAGGGTCTTCATAAGGCTACTTGGGGAG GCTGGTCTAAAGAATGCCTCCAGGACTGGGGCTCATACATCAGCCTGGCCATCCCCAGCATGGTCATGATGTGTGTTGAGTGGTGGACATACGAGATTGGTGGTTTTCTGGCAG GACTCATAAGTGAGGTGGAACTTGGAGCTCAGTCGGTCGTGTTCCAACTGGCAAATATTGCTTACATG TTTCCCATGGGTTTCAGCATAGGGGGCAGCGTTAGAGTTGGAAATGCTTTGGGAGCCGGAGACACAGAGCAGGCCAAGCTGTCTGCTAAGCTGACGATGTTCTGTGCAG GGTCAGTGTCTGTATGTTTGGCAGTTCTCATTGGAAGTCTGAAGGATCACATCTCGTATATATTTACGTATGACGA ACAAATCAGGGAAAGAGTCACTGATGTTATAACTTTCTACGCTCCGTTCATCCTCATAGATGCAACATCC GCTGCTTCGAGTGGCATCATAAGAGGAGCAGGTAAACAGAGAGTCGGAGCTCTCTGCAACATTGTGGGATATTATGGTATTGGGTTTCCTATTGGAGTGCCACTGATGTTTGCAGCCAAATTAGGAATCAAGG gtTTGTGGACAGGCTTGTTTACCTGCGTGTCACTGCAGTGCACCTTCCTGATTTTCTATCTCTTGAGAATGAACTGGAAGAAAGTTACAGAAGAG gCTCAGATCAGAGCGGGAGTCTGTGGGAGCTCTGCAGGCACAG ATGATCCAGTTTGCCCAGAGGCCCAAACAGATGCCACTGACCTGGTCAAAGCTGAGGAGACATTTGTAATAGAACCAGTCAACAACCAGCTCTCTCACAGGTCCCTGGTTCTACGTAGGGGCCTCACTCTGGCTGTCATGTTATTCATCTTGGCGAGTGGAATCATTTTGAACCTAGTGATCACGAATTTGGTTACATGA
- the LOC125013561 gene encoding multidrug and toxin extrusion protein 1-like codes for MEGSSDKLFFCRWVRNKVPLAHREEMYHILRMTGPLLLSRILNYLLPFVVTMFCGRLGNDVMAGYGLASATINVTTAATGCGLGLACDTLVSQTFGGKNLLRVGVILQRGIIILLLFCLPCWGLLINAEAILLCLGQDPEVARIAQLYITSFLPAVPAMFLHQLQVSYLQNQGIILPQMYTAAVANIANVVTNYIFLYWLDLGVSGSAAANTLSQVYICALLFAYIWWKKLHVTTWGGWSAESFQEWGSYMKLAIPSTLMTCFEWWVYEFGGFFAGMLSEDDLAAQHAVIMVAFITYMFPLGIQAAACARVGNALGAGDTARAILTCKMSLALAASFALVEGVVLGSTKTVIGFIFTSDEKIIGLVSRLMDAYCFLQLFDGLVCVCTGIFLGTGKQKIPAVANLIGYYCIGLSLSVTLMFVAKLGVLGFWLGLLICVVLQSTFYIIVIFKLNWKRMTEEAVKRAQKKSHLARLGRYDTTDAVPNNSGGFTANNGNSVDGYMSVSSDNTETPGGHVVQQLKASRLSTTQLVLRRGLTIFAAVALLAVGASVHFLVPLPEVQSAEANSTADWINTTYLPDQIFSTVLDSIEESA; via the exons ATGGAGGGGTCCAGTGACAAGCTTTTCTTCTGCAGATGGGTGCGCAACAAGGTTCCCCTGGCCCACAGAGAAGAAATGTACCACATACTGAGGATGACGGGGCCCCTG CTGCTCTCTCGAATCCTCAATTACCTGCTCCCATTTGTGGTCACAATGTTCTGTGGACGTCTGGGAAATGATGTTATGGCGGGGTATGGATTAGCTTCAGCT ACCATTAATGTTACCACCGCGGCGACGGGATGTGGTCTGGGACTGGCGTGTGACACTTTGGTGTCTCAG ACATTTGGTGGTAAGAACCTGTTGCGGGTGGGAGTGATCCTTCAGCGGGGCATCATCATCCTGCTACTGTTCTGTCTGCCCTGCTGGGGTCTGCTCATTAATGCCGAGGCCATCCTGTTGTGTCTGGGGCAGGACCCCGAGGTGGCCAG GATCGCCCAGTTGTATATcacatccttccttcctgcagTGCCA GCAATGTTTCTACATCAGCTTCAGGTTTCTTATCTGCAGAACCAG GGAATAATACTGCCTCAGATGTACACTGCCGCCGTGGCAAACATAGCCAACGTGGTGACAAACTACATCTTCCTTTACTGGCTTGATCTGGGTGTTAG CGGATCTGCAGCAGCCAACACTCTGTCACAGGTTTACATCTGCGCTCTGCTGTTTGCTTACATTTGGTGGAAGAAGCTCCACGTAACAACATGGGGAG GCTGGTCCGCAGAATCATTTCAGGAGTGGGGCTCCTACATGAAGCTGGCCATCCCCAGTACATTAATGACTTGTTTTGAGTGGTGGGTTTATGAGTTTGGGGGATTCTTTGCAG GAATGCTGAGTGAGGATGATCTGGCAGCACAACATGCTGTGATAATGGTGGCTTTCATAACCTACATG TTCCCTCTCGGCATTCAAGCTGCAGCATGTGCACGGGTGGGCAACGCTCTCGGTGCGGGAGACACCGCCAGGGCAATCCTCACCTGCAAGATGTCATTAGCTCTTGCAG cCAGCTTTGCCCTCGTTGAAGGCGTCGTGCTCGGCTCGACTAAAACAGTGATTGGCTTCATCTTCACCTCCGATGA GAAAATCATAGGTCTGGTCTCACGCCTGATGGATGCCTACTGTTTCCTGCAACTGTTCGACGGTCTTGTG tgtgtttgcacAGGCATCTTCTTGGGTACTGGCAAACAGAAGATACCAGCTGTGGCTAATTTAATTGGATACTACTGCATAGGGCTTTCGCTGAGCgtcactttaatgtttgttgcAAAGCTGGGAGTCTTAG gctTTTGGCTCGGGCTGCTCATTTGCGTCGTCTTGCAATCCACCTTCTACATCATTGTCATCTTCAAGCTGAACTGGAAGAGAATGACAGAGGAG GCTGTGAAgcgagctcagaaaaagagtcaCCTGGCACGGTTGGGCAGATACGACACGACAGACGCTGTCCCTAACAACAGTGGTGGCTTTACAGCAAACAATGGAAAC TCAGTGGATGGCTACATGTCTGTGAGCAGTGACAACACCGAGACACCGGGTGGACACGTGGTCCAGCAGCTGAAGGCGAGCCGTCTCTCCACCACCCAGCTCGTCCTCAGACGAGGCCTCACTATATTTGCAGCGGTTGCGCTCCTTGCAGTCGGAGCGAGTGTGCACTTCCTCGTGCCCCTCCCAGAGGTTCAGTCTGCAGAGGCCAACTCTACTGCGGACTGGATCAATACTACATATCTTCCTGATCAAATTTTCTCCACTGTGCTGGACTCAATAGAAGAGTCAGCATAA
- the LOC125013563 gene encoding multidrug and toxin extrusion protein 1-like: MDVSSDKLFCCRLVHRNVPVAHREELYHILRMTGPLLLSRILNYLLPFVVTMFCGRLGNEVMAGYGLASATINVTTAATGYGLGLACDTLVSQTFGGKNLLRVGVILQRGIIILLLFCLPCWGLLINAQAILLCLGQDPEVSRIAQLYITAFLPAVPAMFLHNLQVSYLQNQEIILPQMYAAAVANIANVVTNCVFLYWLDLGVSGSAAANTLSQVYICVFLFAYIWWKKLHVTTWGGWSVESLHEWGSYMKLAIPSTLMKCFEWWVYELGGFFAGMLSEDELAAQHVVIMVAFLTYMFPLGIQAAACARVGNALGAGDTVRAILTSKVSLTLAASFAVVEGIILASTKTVIGYIFTSDEKIITLVSHLMNPYCFLQFFDGLVGVCTGIFLGTGKQKIPAVANLIGYYCIGLSLGVTLMFVAKLRVLGFWLGLLVCVILQSAFYIIVIFNLNWERMTEEAVERAKKNNEVALLSTAAVSDASGNNTADQTLVDGCMPVSTECHDGDTETQSGHAVQRLKADRPSTTQLILRRGLIMFAAVALLAIGASVHFLVPLPEVLSANANSTTDWINTTYPTNFLQ, from the exons ATGGACGTGTCCAGCGACAAGCTCTTTTGCTGCAGGCTGGTGCATCGCAATGTTCCCGTGGCCCACAGGGAGGAACTGTACCACATCCTGAGGATGACGGGGCCTTTG CTGCTCTCTCGAATCCTCAATTACCTGCTTCCGTTCGTGGTCACCATGTTCTGCGGGCGTCTGGGGAATGAAGTGATGGCTGGCTATGGATTGGCTTCTGCT ACCATCAATGTCACCACTGCAGCAACAGGATATGGTTTGGGACTGGCGTGTGACACTTTGGTGTCTCAG ACGTTCGGTGGTAAGAACCTGCTGCGGGTGGGAGTGATCCTTCAGCGAGGCATCATCATCCTGCTGTTGTTCTGTCTCCCCTGCTGGGGTCTCCTCATTAACGCCCAGGCCATCCTGCTATGTCTTGGTCAGGATCCAGAAGTGTCCAG gaTTGCACAGCTGTATATTACAGCCTTCCTTCCTGCCGTTCCG GCAATGTTCCTGCATAATCTTCAGGTGTCTTACCTGCAGAACCAG GAAATAATACTGCCACAAATGTACGCTGCCGCCGTGGCAAACATAGCCAACGTGGTGACGAACTGCGTCTTCCTTTACTGGCTGGATCTGGGTGTCAG CGGATCCGCAGCAGCCAACACTCTGTCTCAGGTttacatctgtgttttcctgtttgcttACATTTGGTGGAAGAAGCTGCACGTAACAACGTGGGGAG GCTGGTCTGTAGAATCACTGCACGAGTGGGGCTCATACATGAAGCTGGCTATCCCCAGTACATTAATGAAATGCTTCGAGTGGTGGGTTTATGAGCTCGGGGGCTTTTTTGCAG GAATGCTGAGTGAGGACGAGCTGGCAGCGCAGCATGTTGTCATAATGGTGGCTTTCTTAACCTACATG TTCCCTCTCGGCATCCAAGCTGCAGCATGCGCTCGGGTGGGGAACGCTCTCGGTGCAGGTGACACTGTGAGGGCAATCCTAACCAGCAAGGTGTCACTCACTCTTGCAG CTAGCTTTGCAGTTGTTGAAGGTATTATACTTGCCTCAACTAAAACAGTGATCGGCTACATCTTCACCTCTGATGA gaaAATCATCACTCTGGTTTCTCACCTGATGAATCCATACTGTTTCCTTCAGTTCTTTGACGGTCTTGTG GGTGTGTGCACAGGCATCTTCCTGGGTACCGGCAAACAGAAGATACCAGCTGTGGCAAATCTCATCGGATACTACTGCATAGGGCTTTCACTCGGAgtcactttaatgtttgttgcAAAGCTGAGAGTTTTAG GCTTTTGGCTCGGGCTGCTGGTCTGCGTGATTTTGCAGTCCGCCTTCTACATCATTGTCATCTTCAATCTGAACTGGGAGAGAATGACAGAGGAG GCTGTGGAACGGGCTAAGAAAAACAATGAGGTGGCATTATTAAGCACAGCTGCCGTCTCAGACGCTTCGGGTAACAACACTGCAGACCAGACA TTAGTGGATGGCTGCATGCCTGTGAGTACTGAATGCCATGATGGGGACACCGAGACACAGAGTGGACATGCGGTCCAGCGGCTGAAGGCAGACCGTCCCTCCACCACCCAGCTCATCCTCAGACGAGGCCTCATTATGTTTGCAGCAGTTGCACTCCTTGCTATCGGTGCAAGTGTGCACTTCCTTGTGCCCCTCCCAGAGGTCCTTTCGGCAAATGCCAACTCTACTACGGACTGGATCAATACTACATATCCGACAAATTTTCTCCAATGA